The sequence below is a genomic window from Sphingobium sp. EP60837.
TGGACATCATGCGTGAGGAAGGCCTTGCCACAGCAGAGGGCCGCGCGGCTGACCAGCGTTTCCACAGCACCATCCTCGAGGCGGCGGATAACGAATTGCTCGCATCACTGTCCAGTTCGGTAGGTTCGGCAGTCACCTGGACCACACGCTTCAAACAGGAACGCAGCATCGACCCCCGTCCATCCTTCGCCGATCACCTGGCCGTTTTCGACGGAATTGCGGCCGCTGATCCGGTACGCGCCCGCGCCGCTATGGAAGAACTGCTGCGGCTTGCGCTTGAAGATATGGGAATAACTGGCGAACCTGAAGCGGGTGCCGCCAACGCTTCGCCTAACCCCGGGGCTTGAACTGAAAGGCGTCCAGCGCACTCAAGAATGAAAGGAAGACGAATGATCGCCAACGAGTTTGGAGCCAGAGGTATCCGCGCCAACAGCATCGCGGCAGGCGGCGTGGCGGACGCACCCATGTCCGGCGGCGGGATGGCCATTCCTGCGATGCGCCAGCTCTACATGCGGGAGATCCCGCTTTAGCGGTCAGGCATGTCGGTGGACGTCGCCAATGCAGCGCTCTGGCTGGCAAGCGAGGAATTGAGCTTCGTGACAGGTCAGGTGATCCATGTCAGCCCATAGATCAGCGTCGTCGATGTCGAAGCGCAGAAGCGCGAGATTGGGATCGGTTTTCCCGCCGGGAAACCAGGCTTCGGCAGGTTTTGACCAAAGCTTGTCGATCATAGCAAAATGCAAAAATTTCGGACTCCAACTTGACGCGGCGGATATCCAATTTCGTGCAGCCAATAGGGCAGCGCTGCGCATTCAATCTGCGGGCTAAGCAACAGTTAATCTTGCGCTCTTGAGGTTCGCAGAACTGTTGCCTGCGAAGATTGTGAACTCACCCGGCTCCACGCGCCAATTCATTCCCTTGTCCCAGAAAGCAAACGCATCGGGGGTGAGATCAAAGCTGACGGTGCGCCGCTCCCCCTTGCGCAATGTCACGCGGCGGAAGGCCTTGAGCTCAAGTACGGGGCGGGGCACTGACGCCACCATGTCGCGAACATAGATCTGCACCACTTCGTCCCCGTCGCGACCGCCACTATTGGTCACGTCCACCTCGACCCGCACGGTCTCCATCTGGCCGATGCTCGATTTCGCCAAACGAGGCTCCGATATGTCGAAGCTGGTGTAGCTGAGGCCGAAGCCGAACGGGAACGCCGGGGTCCGCTTGCCCTCGATATAGGGCACTTTGTCCGCCGAAGGCTGGTGGTTATACCAGTCCGGCAGTTCACCGACGGATGCGGGAAAGGTGACGGGCAGCTTGCCGCCGGGGTTCACCCGTCCGAACAGTCCGTCCGCAATGGCCTGACCGCCCTGCTCGCCTGGATACCAGGCGACCATCAGCGCGCTCGCCCCTTTCGCCAGTTCGTCGACGATGAGCGGACGACCGTTGATGAGTATTCCGACGACCGGCTTGCCGCAGTCCAGCACCGCCTTCACCAGCGCATCCTGATCGCCGAAGAGGTTGAGCGTTCTGCGGTCACCCGGCAGCATAGGCACGACCGCCTCTCGCGTGGTCGCCTCGGTATCGCCGACGCACAGGATGACGATGTCGGACCGGCGGGCGAGCGCCACCGCCTCCGCGATGCGGCGCTGGTTGTCGGCGGCGGGGACAGGCCGGATGGGCACGGTTTCGGGCGCGCCGACGCCCGGCATGTTGATCCACACGCCGTCGGTCTGTTCGATCACGACGCTCTTGCCCGCGCCGGCGCGCAGCCCCTCGAGGATGCCGACTGCATGGGTGGGTTCGCCGGAATATCCGCCGCGCAGCGCCTCGCGCGAATTGGGACCGATCAGGGCGATGCGCGTCGCGCGCTTCGGGTCGAGCGGCAATATCC
It includes:
- a CDS encoding SDR family oxidoreductase, encoding MSVDVANAALWLASEELSFVTGQVIHVSP
- a CDS encoding glycoside hydrolase family 3 C-terminal domain-containing protein, with the protein product MAANTGEAAVLAIRSDVDVDLPEGASYARLPAMLREGKVDEATIDAAVSRVLTLKFEAGLFEHPYADPARAARVLNDPAGPVLARRLAERSLVLLKNDGILPLDPKRATRIALIGPNSREALRGGYSGEPTHAVGILEGLRAGAGKSVVIEQTDGVWINMPGVGAPETVPIRPVPAADNQRRIAEAVALARRSDIVILCVGDTEATTREAVVPMLPGDRRTLNLFGDQDALVKAVLDCGKPVVGILINGRPLIVDELAKGASALMVAWYPGEQGGQAIADGLFGRVNPGGKLPVTFPASVGELPDWYNHQPSADKVPYIEGKRTPAFPFGFGLSYTSFDISEPRLAKSSIGQMETVRVEVDVTNSGGRDGDEVVQIYVRDMVASVPRPVLELKAFRRVTLRKGERRTVSFDLTPDAFAFWDKGMNWRVEPGEFTIFAGNSSANLKSARLTVA